From Juglans regia cultivar Chandler chromosome 9, Walnut 2.0, whole genome shotgun sequence:
CCCACCGTTCCTATTCACGAAACACTTAAAAACAGGTACTCGAGCCGTTGCACAAAGTATATGGCTTGCTCGCTTCAGTGAAATCCCATCCTCTAACTTATAAGCTAAGTTAAGGGGAGGGGGACTCGATCAGTTTGGGAACGCAAGGAGGGAGGTTTCTAGTCAGTTATGCACCACTTccaattgaaaaacaaattctAGTACTCATTTATGCAGCTGTCAATGGATTCTATGATCGAATGCCATTAGACATAATTTCTCAATATGAGAGAGCCATTCCAAATAGTATAAAACCAAAATTACTACAATCccttttagaaaaagaaagatggaaCCAAATGCATTCTTAAAAGAAAGCGATTTGTCCGGTCCAAGAAAGAAGGAATTCTTTTGTTCAAGTGCAACTGTTGTCATGAATACAACCTGGAGATGCTGTCCTAACAAAACTAACCTATCCAAATCAATTCCAATCAGACGGAAATAAACCTGATCAGCCTTTACTTTATAATTCGCCATGTTTATTTTTGCACTCCGGGATCGGTAGGGACCTAGAGAGCTGTCTTGGCTTTTGGCGTTCCTTCATAGATATCTGGGTTTCACCCCTACACACGAAATTTCACTCTCCTCTATCTCACTTAAAGACAAATGGCAATAGAGAGCAATGATCAACAATCAGGAAGTGAAATGACCCATGGGTATTCacaaatttactattttttaggAATCCTTATTAACTCATActtaaacacacacacacacacacataatatTACAACTTGAAAACAAATTACAATATACCAGGCTTAACATGCACATGAACCTAGCTAGAAGCCTAGATAGTACCTTTTATATATTCATTCTCCACtccaagtaaagaaaaaagatagaCCAAATTGTATGAACTGAAAAAACTACAACTGCATTGTATTGCATCAGCTATCAGTTAAAAAGTTGACATTTCAGTCCTATCAAATAAGAGGCCGGAAGGTCCACCTTCAGGCATCAAAGCTAGCATTACAGGACCTTTAGCACCTTCTTCGACACTCAACACTCCGGTGTTGCCATTCAAGTCTGTCTTGATGTGGCCAGGACTAACCGAGTTAATGGCAATGTTGGGGTAGTTTTTAGCCAGAGCCCTTGCATAAGCATTGAGAGCTGCCTTGGAAACAATATAAGCATAATAATTTGTAGGCCATCCTTTGACTTCTATCAGGTTCTCCTTGACATCTTCTAAAAACCCTTCTACCACCTTGTCCACTTTCTCTTCTGTGAGTTCATCTACATCTCCTAGCGCCTTTGCCTTCTCATTTGAGATAAACTGAAATACAAAACAGACAATTTAAAACCTCTCCAACTTGGTCCAAACCATTTTCTGCACCAAATGTTTACAGAATTTCCAATACAACTGTCCACAAATCACAAGAtgcaatgtttctgatcttgcAACTAATCATCATAACAAGTACCATAAAGAACACCAAGCCCTTTGAATTATCACAAGGTGACTTGGATGtatcaaaacataacaaaattaataacatgTACTTACCCGTAGTTGTCCCAGGACGGAGGAGATATTTACTATTCTTGCCGAATTAGACAATTGAAGAAGTGGAATCAGTTCTTTGCAAACTAGCTTCATCCCATAATAATTTGTTTGTAGACAATCCATCGAAAGTTCGTAAGTTTGCTTCACAAATTTTTTAACGAACGGGGCTTTTTCTCCTACTATCTGCATCATATGGTATGCAGTgtaaataatatagaatatagactaaaaaatacatgactgaatgctatttttttttctcttgttttaataaactttatttCCTAAAATGGAGACAAGAAACATTCAATACTCAAACCGCTTACTCCATCAAGCCCTATTACGTGGTTCTTTTGAAACTCTGGGTCTACTATGCTTCCAGCAATCCCTGCATTATTTATCTgagattttgaaacaattttCAATATCAGAACTACTAAAGCAGGGGAAAGAAGAAGATACGTTTATTCCCATTTAagggaaagaagaagataatgatCAACTAGTTAAAAGTGATGACATACATATTCCATTTATATCAATTCCGGTCTTGGCTAACGGAAGTTGCATAGATTGAAGAAGCTATATGCACAAGAagaattctatttataagtcgaCTTGAGCAACACActtaataaaatacttacatggtgtaatttaatttgaaagataaatttttaaatcaaattttaacatttaaattacgTGAATGGTCAATGATATGCTTTACACGTCTACTTAATAGAATAACTTCATGCACAGTCTTCACACCAACAAAACTACTTGGCTATAGTTTCCATTAGGAAgatgcctagctagctagagataGTTAATATACGTACGTACCAGTATGTCAAGCTTACCAAACTGGGAACTTATGAAATTGGCGAGAGAAGAAATGCTAGCTGGGTCGGTAACATCAAGTTGATGAAATAACACGTGGGAGTATCCAGCAGACCTGAGTTTTTCAGCAGCTTCACTACCCCTCTGCACATCTCTAGCAGTCAATATCACCTTGATCCCATTTGAAGCTAGCTGTTTAGATATCCCAAATCCGAGTCCTTTGTTGGC
This genomic window contains:
- the LOC108997165 gene encoding salutaridine reductase-like, whose product is MTETEPKRNPAAGTMRIAVVTGANKGLGFGISKQLASNGIKVILTARDVQRGSEAAEKLRSAGYSHVLFHQLDVTDPASISSLANFISSQFGKLDILINNAGIAGSIVDPEFQKNHVIGLDGIVGEKAPFVKKFVKQTYELSMDCLQTNYYGMKLVCKELIPLLQLSNSARIVNISSVLGQLRFISNEKAKALGDVDELTEEKVDKVVEGFLEDVKENLIEVKGWPTNYYAYIVSKAALNAYARALAKNYPNIAINSVSPGHIKTDLNGNTGVLSVEEGAKGPVMLALMPEGGPSGLLFDRTEMSTF